The sequence TTCGCGTGGACCGCGCGCGTGGGAATCATCTTGTCGCTGCTCACGCTGGTGGGCGCGCCCGATCAGCTCGGCGTCGCCGCGTACATGCTCACCTGGTTTGCGATGTGGGCGCTCTATCTCTCGTTCGTGAACGCGGGGCAGATCTTCTACGGCTTCGGCTGGGAGACGATGCTCCTCGAGTGCGGCGTGCTCGCGATCTTTCTCGGTCCGTCGACGACCGCCGCGCCGATGCCGGTGCTCTGGCTCTATCGCTGGCTGCTGTTCCGACTGATGTTCGGCGCCGGGCTCATCAAGCTGCGTGGCGACGCGTGCTGGCGCGATCTCACCTGCATGTACTTCCACTACGAGACGCAGCCGCTTCCCAACCCGCTCAGCCGCGGGTTTCACTTCCTGCCGAAGCCGGTGCATCGCGCCTCGGTGCTGTTCACGCACTTCGTGGAGCTCGTGGTGCCGTTCTTGTACTTCGCGCCGCAGCCGTTTCGTGGCGTCGCCGGCGCGTTAACCATTCTGTTTCAACTGCTCCTGATCCTGAGCGGCAATCTTTCGTGGCTGAACTGGCTCACGGTCGCGGTCGCGTTCTCGTGCATGGATGTGCCGCAGCTCGGGATGGATGGAGCGTTGCCGGATGCCCTGCCCTCGGCGGTGATTTGGGCGCTGGTCGTCTTCGTGGCGCTCAAGAGCGTGCGCCCCACGCTGAACCTGCTCGCGCGCGAGCAGATGATGAACGCGAGCTTCGACCCGCTGCACCTGGTGAACACCTATGGCGCGTTCGGCGCCATCACCCGCGAGCGGCGCGAGATCATCCTCGAGGGCACGCTCGACGCCATCGACACCCCTGCGAGCGAGTGGCGCGAGTACCACTTCAAGGCCAAGCCCGGCGCGCTCGCGAAGCGGGGCCCATGGATTGCGCCGTACCACCTGCGGCTGGATTGGCTGATGTGGTTCGCGGCGATGAGCGGGCCGTGGTCGCACCCGTGGATCGTGGATCTGGTGAAGCGGCTCTTGCAGAACGACCGCGCGACGCTGGCGCTGATGGGGCCGAACCCCTTCCCCGACGCGCCGCCGCGGCGCATCCGCGCGATGCTCTACGCGTACCGGTTCACGCCGAGCGGCGATCCGAGCGGGCACATCTGGGAGCGGCGGCTGATTGGACCGTACTTGCGGCCAGTGTCGCTCGAGGATGACTTGTTCACCGCGCTGCGCGGCGCGGAGGCGTGAAGAGACGGCTCACGGTGCGGCCTTGATGCGGTACGGATGGTTCGACGCGACGTGAAGCGTTTGCGGCTTGGCCTCGCCCTGGAACTTGCCGTGACCGACCGGGATGCTCACCGCGGTCTGAAGCTCGTCGTCGAAGGTCAGGCGCACCGAGAAGCCGGTGAGCGACGCGGCTCCGACTGCGTCCTTCGTGAAGAGCTCGAGCTCGATGTGGCCATCGTCTGACGTGCGCACCTTGCCCCCCTCTGAGTCCACAACCACCTCGATGCTCGGACACCACTCGGTGTCCGCCTCGATGGGGAGCCGGCTCAGCTCGCCGTCCGCAGTCACGAGGATCAGGTTGCCCAGCAACGGCGGCCGAGCTCCGGTGTTGTCGAAGCCGATCCACGCGTGGACGCCCCTGCCCTCGACCTCCACCACGTTGTGCGTGCACGTGCGCAGGATCTGGCGCAGACCCTTCCAGCTCAGCACGGCGTGATCGTAGTTCTCGTCGGCGCCATGGGCGAAGTCCACCACCACCGCGTCCACCGAGGGCTTCGCTTCCCAGCCGTTCGCGAGCGTCACCGAGGTCTCGGGCTTGGTGATGCCGTCGCGGTAGTGCGTGAAGAGGTCGAGCGTGAGGCTCGAGCTCGGGCCGTCCGCGCCGGGCTCCTGGATGAGCTCGTGGGTCTCACGCAGAAGCACATCGGCGTAGTCCTTGCCGCCGAGGTGTGCGTCGGCGTCCCGGTAGGTCACGTTCCGCAGCCTCAACTCACCGAGGTTCTTGTCGCCGCTCGTGCCGAGCCGCGTCCACGTCGCCTGCGACGCGGCTTGGTCGTCGAAGGTTGGCTTGGGTCGCGCGCTGGGTGGCTTCTTCGCAGGCGATGCGACGAGGAAGCTGGCCGCGAGGAGGGCGAGGCATCGCATGATTGCACCGGGGAGGTGGCAATTCCCATTAACATTTGTGTTTCACTGAGTCGACGCGGATCCGGAGCGATGGGATCGGCCCGATGGTTCGCCGCGTCGAACTCATGGGTGACATCCACTGCGAAGAGGCAGCGCTTCGAGCCGTGCTCGCGCATCTGCGCGATGAGCATGTCGATCGCATCCTGGCCGTCGGCGATGTCGTCAAGGGTCGCGAAGATGTCGTCGCGTACCCTTCGACGTTGAGCGATGACACGAGCGAGCGCCCGACGGCCCTCATGCTTACCCTTCGCCGCGCAGGCCGTGACCCGCGCCATGGCCTGGCCGACACAGCGCCCGGAATCGCCTTGACCGGCCGGGTGTTGCGCACGAGACTGCGCCGTTTTCGAAGGTGCCCTCGCCTTCCGCGCGCCTTTCCGGAGAAACAATGAAGCGCTTGCTTGCCGCGTTGCTCGTCATCACCGGCGTCCCTGCCGTCGCCTGCACCAAGGAAAATCACCCGCCGACGCCCGACGCCGCTGCGGCCACCGCACCCGCTCCTGCCGCCGCTGCCGCGAGCGACATGGACCCGAACACCGTCGTCGCCACCCTGAACGGCCAGAACATCACCGCCAAGGATCTCGACGAGGACGAGGCCGTGAAGGGCCAGCTCGATCAGCTCGCGAGCAAGTACAAGTCCGACAAGTTCGAGGCGCGGAAGCAGGGGCTCGACGCGCTCGTGCTCAAGCGGCTCGTCGACGCCGAGGCCAAGAAGGAGAACATGACCGAGGAGGCGTGGCTCAAGAAGCACGTCGAGGAGGCGGTTCCCACGGTCTCCGAGGCCGACGCCAAGAAGTTCTACGACGAGAACAGCGCCCAGATGGGCGGCGCGCCGTACGACCAGATCAAGGACCGGCTCCAGGCCTACCTGACCAACAAGAAGCGTCAGGAGGCGGCGATGAAGATCTTCGACGGCCTCAAGGCCAACGCGAAGATCGACATCAAGCTCGAGGAGCCGCGCGTGGAAGTGGCCGCCGTCGGCCCGAGCATGGGCCCGGACAACGCGGTGGTGACCATCGTCGAGTTCAGCGACTTCCAGTGCCCCTACTGCTCCAAGGTGGAGCCCACCATCAAGCGGCTCATGGCCGACTACGCGGGCAAGCTGCGCTTCGTGTTCCGCGACTACCCGCTGCCCTTCCACGAGCACGCCCAGAAGGCGGCCGAGGCGAGCCACTGCGCCGAGGACCAGGGCAAGTACTGGCCCATGCACGACGCCATGTTCAGCAACCAGGACAAGCTCGACGTGGACGGCCTGAAGTCGCTGGCCAAGGGCGTGGGGCTCGACGCGGCCAAGTTCGCCACCTGCCTCGACACCGGCGCCGACAAGGCCAAGGTGGACGCCAACCAGAAGGCGGGCAGCGCGGCGGGCGTCCAGGGCACGCCGCACTTCTTCGTGAACGGGCACCCGCTGAACGGCGCCCAGCCGTACGAGGCCTTCAAGGAGGCCATCGACCACGAGCTCGCGAAGGTCGCGCAGAAGTAAGGAACGCCCGGTCCCGGACGTCAGCCACGACGGGCCTGCCCCTCCCCAGCACCGGGGAGGGGTTCGTGTTTGAGGAAACTGCCATGCGGATGACCAACCTCTTCGTGCCGACGCTGAAGGAATCCCCGGCGGACGCGCAGGTCGACTCGCACAAGCTGCTCGTGCGCGGCGGCTACATCCGCCAGCTCTCGGCGGGCATCTACTGCTACCTGCCGCTCTTCCGGCGCGTGCAGCTGAAGATCGAGAACATCATCCGCGAGGAGATGAACGGCATCGGCGCGCAGGAGTTCTACCAGCCGGCCCTGCACCCGAAGGAGATCTGGGAGGAGACCGGGCGCTGGGAGGTCATGGGCCAGAACATGTTCCGGCTCAAGGATCGCAAGGGCACCGAGCTCTGCCTGGGCATGACCGCCGAAGAGGTCTTCACCCTCCTCGCGCGCAACGAGCTGCGCTCGTACAAGGAGCTGCCGCAGACCTGGTACCAGATCCAGAACAAGTTCCGCGACGAGGCGCGGCCGAAGTCGGGCCTGTTGCGCGTGCGGCAGTTCACCATGAAGGACGCGTACTCGTTCCACGCCGACGCGGCGTCCTTGGACGAGGCCTACGAGCAGGAGCGCCACGCGTACGAGCGCATCTTCTCGCGCGCGGGCCTCAAGTTCGCGCAGGTCGAAGCGCACACGGGCGCGATGGGCGGCTCGGGTTCGACCGAGTTCATGGTCCGCACCGACGCCGGCGAGGACGACATCGCCGTGTGCCCGAAGTGCAACTACGCGGCGAACACCGAGATGGCCAAGAGCCGCATCCCGGCCATGACCGACACCGACGGCCCGACCGCCATCGAGAAGTTTCCGACCCCGGGCGTGCGCACCATCGAGGACCTCGAGAAGATGGCCGGCGGCGCGAAGGCGTCGAGCCAGCTCAAGACGCTGGTGTACATGGGCGACGGCAAGCTCGTGCTGGCGATCGTGCGCGGCGATCACCAGCTCAACGAGGCCAAGCTCCAGACGGCCACCAAGGCCAACGTGCTGCGTCCGGCGCACCCGGAGGAGATCAAGGGTCTGCTCGGCGCGATGCCGGGCAGCCTCGGCGGCGTGGGCGTCACCAAGGCGCCGGTCTTCATCGACGAGAGCCTCCGTGGCCGCACCCGCATGACCACCGGCGCGAACGTGGACGACTTCCACCTCCGCGGCGTCGACGTCGCGCGCGACCTCGCGCAGGGCACGTTCGCCGACCTGCGCATCGTGGCCGCCGGCGAAGGCTGCCCGAAGTGCGACGGCACGCTCGACGTCTTCAAGGCGCTCGAGGTGGGCCACATCTTCAAGCTCGGCACCAAGTACTCGGTGAGCATGAAGGCCAACGTCCTCAACGCCGAGGGCAAGGAAGTGCCGCTCATCATGGGCTGCTACGGCATCGGCGTGGAGCGCATCGCGGCCGCGGCGGTCGAGCTGCACCATGACAACGACGGCGTCATCTGGCCGATGAGCATCGCGCCGTTCCAGGCCACCGTGCTCGCGCTGCAGCCCAACGACGCCGACGTGATGAACGCGTCGAAGAAGCTCGTGGCCGAGCTCGAGGCCGCCGGAATCGACGTGCTCTTCGACGACCGCGACGAGCGCGCCGGCGTGAAGTTCAAGGACGCGGACCTCATCGGCGTGCCGCTGCGCTTCGCCATCGGCAAGAAGACGCTCGCCGAGGGCCAGGTGGAGCTCAAGCAGCGCTCGGGCAAGGACGTGGAGAAGGTTGCCGTCGGTGCCGCCGTGGCGCGCGCGAAGGAGCTCGTGGCCGCGGCGCTGAAGTCGTAAGGACGAGTGACCATGCCCGGGCCGCACGAACGAATCATCTTCGCGCTCGACGTGGACTCGTCGACGCGCGCGTTCGAGTGGGCCTCGCTGCTGCAAGGCGAGGTGGGCATGCTCAAGGTCGGCCTGGAGCTCTTCGTGGGCGAGGGGCCGAGCGTGGTGCACGGGCTGCGTCAGCGCGGCGCGCGCGTGTTCCTCGACCTGAAGCTGCACGACATCCCCAACACCGTCCGCCAGTCGGCGCAGCAGGCCGCGCGGCTCGGCGCGGAGCTCCTCACCGTGCACGCCTCGGGCGGTGCGGCGATGGTCGCGGCCGCCGTCGAAGGCGCGACCCAGGGCGCCCGCGAGGTTCGCTTGCCCGCGCCGGTGGTGCTCGCGGTGACGATCCTGACTTCCATCTCAGACGCCGAGCTGGACGCCGTGGGCATGCGCGGCCCCTGCGAGGACGCCGTGCTGCGCCTCGGGAAGCTGGCCGTGAACGCCGGCGCGCAGGGGCTGGTGTGTTCACCGCGCGAGGTCAAGCAGCTCCGCAGTGAGATCGGCAAGGCGCCGCTGCTGGTGGTGCCCGGAATCCGTCCCGCCGCGAGCGACACGCACGATCAAGCCCGCGCCGAGACACCGGCCAAGGCCATCGCCGATGGCGCCAGCCTGCTTGTCATCGGCCGCCCCATCCGCGAAGCCGCCAATCCTGTCGCGCGCACGCGCGAGATCTCCGCTGAGATCGAGCGCGCACTCCGCGGGTGAGTTGACGCCCGTCAAGGCGACGCCCAACCGGCTGTGGAAGTCTTCCTTCTCGCGGGCCCTCGTTGCGCCCGCGAGGAGGTTCTCATGGTGCAGCTCGACGAAAACACCTCGCTGCGCGAGGTGCTGGTTCAGGTGCCCGCAGCGCTCCGCGTGCTCGACGCCTACCGCGTGGACTACGCGTGCCACGGCACCCAGTCGTTGCGCGCGGCCACAGCAGGGCTCGATGTGTCTGGCGAGGAGCTGCTCCGCCAGATTGACGACGAGGCGCGCGCCACCGCCGGGTTGGAGCTGCCCTCCTGGTCGGAGGCGCCGCTGGCGTTCATCGCGGCGCACGTCATCGAGACCCACCACGCTTTCGCGCGCGCGGAGCTGGTTCGAATTCTGCCGCTGGCGCTCGAGGCTGAGCACGGCTTCCGGCGTGCGCACCCCGAGCTGTCGCAGGTGACGGCCCTCGTCGAGGCGCTCTGCACGGAGCTCATGCCGCACATGTGCCGCGAGGAGCGCGTGCTCTTCCCCTTCATCGAGGAGCTGGAGCGGGCCGAGCAGGAGGGCCGTCCGCCCGAGCCACCGCGGCGGGGAAACCCCATGTCGGTGCTGGAGCACGAGCACGACCACGTCCGCGACGTCCTCGCCGAGCTGCGCCAGGTGACCTCGCGCTACGCCGCGCCGCGCGACGGCCCCCCGGCCTACGCCGAGCTCTACGGCGCGCTCGAGCGCCTCGACCGCGACCTCATTCACCACATGCACCTGGAGAACAACGTGCTCTTCCCGCGGGCGCGGGCGCTGGTGGCGGCGGCCTGGCCTCGCTGACCCGCCGGACCCGCGCTTGCCTCCCTTGCCGCTGGCAGCCCCCGTGCCGACCTTGAGCTTGGGCGCGGAGGCGGGCGATGCGGCAGGCAGGCTTGGTGTGGGTGGCGGCGGTGTCGCTCCTGGGTTGTTCGCACGCGAAGACGGCCGCCACCTCCGATTCGAGCGCAGCAGGTGCCAACCTCGTCTACGCCGATCCCGCGCTGGGCTTCGAGATCGCGCGGCCGCGGGGCGATGCCTGGAAGTTCACGCCGGGTGAAACCAGCGGCACCACGGGCGCAGTGGCCGTTCCGGTCATCGTCGCGCATCGGGCGAGCGGCGCGCAGGTTGTGGTCCAGGTGGCGCCGGCGGTGGCCACGCCCATCCAGTTCGCGACCCGGCTCACCAGCGGCCTGCGCAGCCGTCCGGGCTTCACCACCACGGAGGTCGAGCCCATCCCGCTCGCCGAGGGCGCGGTGGGCTTTGCGTTCACGATGGGCGATCAGGTTGCGGGGCGGGTGGCGGTCGTCAGCGGCAGCAGCGGCAAGGTCTACGTGCTGCTCGCCACCTGGCCGCAGGACGCACCGCCGGCGGTGATCAGCGGCGTGGACGAGATCGTCCGCTCGCTGCACACCACCACGATCGTGACGGGAACCTAGGCGACTTCGGCAGCGGCGCCGAAGGCCGGAACCTGCAGCCGCCAACGCTCGAGCTCGCGGCCCGCCGAGACCACCGCGTGCGACTCGGGGTCGGCCAGCACCGCGGCCACCAGCTTCTGGTTGAGCGCGTGCCCCGACTTGTGCGCGAAGAGGTGCCCGACCACGGGCATGCCCAGCAGCGCCAGGTCGCCCACGGCGTCGAGGATCTTGTGGCGCACGAACTCGTCGGGGAAGCGCAGCCCGTCCGGGTTCAGGATGTTGAAGTCGTCGACGACGATGGCGTTGTCGAGCGAGCCGCCGCGCGCCAGGCCCATGCTCTTCAGCTTCTCCACATCGCGCAAAAAGCCGAAGGTGCGCGCCCGGGCGATCTCGCGATCGAACGTGCGGTCGGAGAAGTCCATCCGGAAGGCCTGATCGGTGATCAGCGGGTGCCGGAAGTCGATGGTGCAGCTCACGCTGAAGCGTGGCGCGGGAACCAGGCGCGCGTGCTTGTCGCCGTCGCGCACCTCCACCGGATGCTTGATGATCAAGAACCGCTTGGGCTTGCTCTGCGAGACCGTGCCCACGCTGCGAATGAGGAAGCAGAACGGCGCGCTCGAGCCGTCCATGATGGGGATCTCCGGGCCGTCGACCTCCACCCGGACGTTGTCGATGCCCATCCCCACCAGCGCCGCCATCAGGTGCTCGACGGTGCCCACGCGCGCGTTGCCGCGGCCCACGCTGGTGGCCAGCGAGGTGTCGACCACGAACTCAGGGCGCGCCGGGATCTCCGGCTTGCCTGGGAGGTCGGTGCGGACGAAGACCACCCCCGAGCCCGGCGCCGAAGGCACGAGCGTCAACGTCACCGGCTGGCCGCTGTGCAGGCCCACCCCGGTGAGGGAGATTCGCTCGGCGACCGTACGCTGGCTCAAGCTCATTCGCTGTCCTTGCGAGCTGTTGACCGCCTACCTAAGAGCAAGCCGGGTGCCATTTCGCGCACCGCGTTGATCTTGGCAGACACCGCCGAAACGACCAATAAAATCAGCCAGATGCTCATTTCATCCACGAGGCATGGTTTGACCGTCGAGGAGCAGGCCGACCTTGGCCTTTCTCGATTGGGCAGGACCCTGACGCGGATGTCTTGGTTTCGTCGCGACGGTGGGCCCTCTCCCGGCCGCTTGGCCGACCGCACCGTGCTCGTGCAACGCGACGAGCTATATCACGTTGACGCGACCGGGCAAGAACAAAACGCACGCGTCGGCGCGCACTTGGCGCACGCACCGTTCAACAGTGTGAGCTGGTAGGAACTTATACCCTGCCCTTGCCACCGCTCGGCTTGCGGGGGCGCTTGGAGCCGGACTTGGTCGCCCGGGGCTTCTTGGGCGCGGGCGCGGCTGGGGCAGCGGCGTCATCGTCGTCGTCGGGCTCACCCGCGGGCTCCACCCGGCGCGGCGCGGCCTGCGGCTCGGTTGCGCTGGGGCGCTGGTAGGCCTCGGGCGAGACGTTCGGTGGGACATCGGACTCGGCGGCGTCGCCCTCGTGCACGTCTGCGTGGCTCTGGCGCGGGGGCGTCGGACGCCCAAAGAGGTCATTGGCGGCCCGGCTGGTCACGCCGACCACCTCGTCCACAGCCCTCTTCACCTCGGGCGCCACCTGGTCGTAGACCTTGCGGACCTCGGGCGCGACCTGGCCGTAGGCGCTCTTCACGCGAGGCGCCACCTCGTCGACGGCCTTGCGAACTTGCGGTCCCAGGTCCTGCACGGCCTTGCGCAGCTCCTGGCCCGCGGGCGAGTCGGCGGCCTCGCGCACCTTGCGCTCGACGTCGGCGGAAAGCCGCTTGGCCTCGCTGCTCAGCCGCTCCAGCCAGCCCGGGATTCGCTCGCTCATGGCGCGGAATCTAGACGCGGCGCAGCAAAAAGTCGATCACCCCTGCCCCTCAAGGAACTTCCTGAGGAAACCGCGTTTCCACTTGTTCACGCTGGCCGGCGGTGGACGAAGCAAAACACGCTGGTATAGGGTGCGCCGCGTTTTTTCTTCGGGCCGGATGTCTCTGGAGTCTACCCCTCCTCCGGAGCACCCTCGCAGGTCACCAGGAAGCACCTAGGAGCAACCATGTTGAAGCGGATCCTCACTGCAGCCGCCGTTACCGCCCTCGTCGGGTGTGGCACCAGCCAGTCGACCACCTCGACCAGCGGGAGCACCGGCACCACCACCCACTCCACCGGCAACAACGGCACGGGCAACAACTCGGGCACGGGCACCGGCACCGGCTCCTCGAACGGCAGCTCGACGGGCACCACGGCCACCACGAGCACCAACTCGACCACCAACAGCTCGACCAACGCCACCGGCGGCACCACCCAGACGGACAACGGCTCCAGCACGGGCGGCACCACGGCTTCGACCACGAGCGGCACCACCGGCGGCACCACCGGCACCTGCGTGACCGCGGACATCCCCACGGTGCGCTCGGCGTCGACCCCGCTGTTCACCCAGGTGTGCGTGAACAACGTGGTGGTGGTCTCGGCCAACAACGCGGGCAACGCCAACCCCGACGGCGGCACCCAGTACAACGGCGAGTACTACGTGACCGACACCAGCGCGAACGCGCTCGAGGTCTTCAAGACCAAGTACGCGGCGCCCATCACCGACCCGACCCGCGGCCGGAACATCAGCGTGAACGGCATCACCAAGGCCTCGCCGGCCGACGCTGGCGCCACCGCGACCATCGAGGTTGCCGGTCTCTCCCTCCAGATCACCGACAACGGCGCGGGCACGCTGCCCGCGGCGAAGACCGTGAACTTCTCGGACCTCGACCACGCCACGCCGAACGCCAACGTGGTGGGCAGCTACGTGCTCGTGCCCGCCGGCACGTACACCGAGAACTTCACCGACCCGGCGATGGCGTTCCACGCCAGCAACGGCAACACCTACCAGGACGGCTTCACGCTGACCGACGGCACCCACACGCTGTACGTCGACACCTACGACCTGGGTAAGGGCTCGGCCGACAAGAGCTGCATCCCCAGCGACGGCGGCATGCCGGACTTCTCGGCGGGCGGCTTCAAGGCCATCTTCGACTACGGCCTGGCGCCCAACAACACCCAGGTCGCCATCCTGCTGTTCGGCGACTGCGCTGACAAGGCGCCCTAAGCGCGTCTCGAGCTGAATCCCGGAGGCCCGCGGCGTTCGCGTCGCGGGCCTTCGTGTTTGCGGGGCTAGCCCTGGCGCTGGCTCTTGCGCGCGAGCCGCGCCTCGCGGCGGGCGTGGGCCTCGCGCTCGAGCCGGCGCTCGTCGTCGGTCTGGGGATCCAGCGGCGGCACGGCCACCGACTTGCCGCGCGCATCGAGGGCCACGAAGGTCATGAGCGCGCTGGTGCACAGCTTCCGCGCGCCGGTGATCGGATCTTCCGTGTGCACGGTGACGTCGATCTCCATCGAGCTGCGGAACGCGGCGGTGACGCGGCCCTTGAGCACCGCCCAGTGGCCGATCTTGATGGGCGCGTGGAAGTGCACCTCGTCCATGCTCGCGGTGACCACCGGCTGGCGGCAGTGGCGCTGCGCGGCGATGGAGCCGCAGAGGTCGATCCACTGCAGCACCTTGCCGCCAAAGGCGCTGCCCACGACGTTGGCGTCGGAGGGCATCACCGGCTCGACCATGTCCGCCTCGCTCTCGGCGGGCGAGCGCGGGCGCAGGCTCCAGGGATCCATCGGTCAGCCTCAGGCGTCGAGGAAGGTGCGCACCCGGTCGAGGATCTCGTCGCGGCCCGGCCGGGTGCGGATGTCGATCTTGGAGACGTCGATGGTGAGCGTGTCCACGCCGTACTTGCTCCGCATGATCTGCGGCAGCGCGAGGTAGTAGCCGTTCAGGCCGCGCAAGAAGTCGGCGCCAATGCCCTTCTCCTCCGCGCGCCCGCGGGTGTGGATGCGCCCGAGCAGGATGTCCACGTCGGCGACCTCGAAGTAGATGACCTTGTCGGGTCGCGGGAGCTTGGCGTTCAAGCGCTCGAAGTACTCGTAGTAGAGCTCGAGCTCGCGG is a genomic window of Deltaproteobacteria bacterium containing:
- a CDS encoding lipase maturation factor family protein — its product is MNAAWVAKLLVERSLAAIFFIGFVVAHNQFRPLCGERGLTPIGDFLSRTRFREAPSLFFFARTDRAFAWTARVGIILSLLTLVGAPDQLGVAAYMLTWFAMWALYLSFVNAGQIFYGFGWETMLLECGVLAIFLGPSTTAAPMPVLWLYRWLLFRLMFGAGLIKLRGDACWRDLTCMYFHYETQPLPNPLSRGFHFLPKPVHRASVLFTHFVELVVPFLYFAPQPFRGVAGALTILFQLLLILSGNLSWLNWLTVAVAFSCMDVPQLGMDGALPDALPSAVIWALVVFVALKSVRPTLNLLAREQMMNASFDPLHLVNTYGAFGAITRERREIILEGTLDAIDTPASEWREYHFKAKPGALAKRGPWIAPYHLRLDWLMWFAAMSGPWSHPWIVDLVKRLLQNDRATLALMGPNPFPDAPPRRIRAMLYAYRFTPSGDPSGHIWERRLIGPYLRPVSLEDDLFTALRGAEA
- a CDS encoding proline--tRNA ligase, translating into MRMTNLFVPTLKESPADAQVDSHKLLVRGGYIRQLSAGIYCYLPLFRRVQLKIENIIREEMNGIGAQEFYQPALHPKEIWEETGRWEVMGQNMFRLKDRKGTELCLGMTAEEVFTLLARNELRSYKELPQTWYQIQNKFRDEARPKSGLLRVRQFTMKDAYSFHADAASLDEAYEQERHAYERIFSRAGLKFAQVEAHTGAMGGSGSTEFMVRTDAGEDDIAVCPKCNYAANTEMAKSRIPAMTDTDGPTAIEKFPTPGVRTIEDLEKMAGGAKASSQLKTLVYMGDGKLVLAIVRGDHQLNEAKLQTATKANVLRPAHPEEIKGLLGAMPGSLGGVGVTKAPVFIDESLRGRTRMTTGANVDDFHLRGVDVARDLAQGTFADLRIVAAGEGCPKCDGTLDVFKALEVGHIFKLGTKYSVSMKANVLNAEGKEVPLIMGCYGIGVERIAAAAVELHHDNDGVIWPMSIAPFQATVLALQPNDADVMNASKKLVAELEAAGIDVLFDDRDERAGVKFKDADLIGVPLRFAIGKKTLAEGQVELKQRSGKDVEKVAVGAAVARAKELVAAALKS
- a CDS encoding acyl-CoA thioesterase, with translation MDPWSLRPRSPAESEADMVEPVMPSDANVVGSAFGGKVLQWIDLCGSIAAQRHCRQPVVTASMDEVHFHAPIKIGHWAVLKGRVTAAFRSSMEIDVTVHTEDPITGARKLCTSALMTFVALDARGKSVAVPPLDPQTDDERRLEREAHARREARLARKSQRQG
- a CDS encoding UDP-3-O-acyl-N-acetylglucosamine deacetylase, which encodes MSLSQRTVAERISLTGVGLHSGQPVTLTLVPSAPGSGVVFVRTDLPGKPEIPARPEFVVDTSLATSVGRGNARVGTVEHLMAALVGMGIDNVRVEVDGPEIPIMDGSSAPFCFLIRSVGTVSQSKPKRFLIIKHPVEVRDGDKHARLVPAPRFSVSCTIDFRHPLITDQAFRMDFSDRTFDREIARARTFGFLRDVEKLKSMGLARGGSLDNAIVVDDFNILNPDGLRFPDEFVRHKILDAVGDLALLGMPVVGHLFAHKSGHALNQKLVAAVLADPESHAVVSAGRELERWRLQVPAFGAAAEVA
- a CDS encoding hemerythrin domain-containing protein, which encodes MVQLDENTSLREVLVQVPAALRVLDAYRVDYACHGTQSLRAATAGLDVSGEELLRQIDDEARATAGLELPSWSEAPLAFIAAHVIETHHAFARAELVRILPLALEAEHGFRRAHPELSQVTALVEALCTELMPHMCREERVLFPFIEELERAEQEGRPPEPPRRGNPMSVLEHEHDHVRDVLAELRQVTSRYAAPRDGPPAYAELYGALERLDRDLIHHMHLENNVLFPRARALVAAAWPR
- the pyrF gene encoding orotidine-5'-phosphate decarboxylase, with the translated sequence MPGPHERIIFALDVDSSTRAFEWASLLQGEVGMLKVGLELFVGEGPSVVHGLRQRGARVFLDLKLHDIPNTVRQSAQQAARLGAELLTVHASGGAAMVAAAVEGATQGAREVRLPAPVVLAVTILTSISDAELDAVGMRGPCEDAVLRLGKLAVNAGAQGLVCSPREVKQLRSEIGKAPLLVVPGIRPAASDTHDQARAETPAKAIADGASLLVIGRPIREAANPVARTREISAEIERALRG
- a CDS encoding thioredoxin domain-containing protein, which codes for MKRLLAALLVITGVPAVACTKENHPPTPDAAAATAPAPAAAAASDMDPNTVVATLNGQNITAKDLDEDEAVKGQLDQLASKYKSDKFEARKQGLDALVLKRLVDAEAKKENMTEEAWLKKHVEEAVPTVSEADAKKFYDENSAQMGGAPYDQIKDRLQAYLTNKKRQEAAMKIFDGLKANAKIDIKLEEPRVEVAAVGPSMGPDNAVVTIVEFSDFQCPYCSKVEPTIKRLMADYAGKLRFVFRDYPLPFHEHAQKAAEASHCAEDQGKYWPMHDAMFSNQDKLDVDGLKSLAKGVGLDAAKFATCLDTGADKAKVDANQKAGSAAGVQGTPHFFVNGHPLNGAQPYEAFKEAIDHELAKVAQK